DNA sequence from the Blastomonas fulva genome:
GCCCCCATCAGCCAGAACCCCGATATCCGCTATCTTGGCCGGATCTTGGGCGACGTCATCCGCGCCTATGGCGGCGAGAAGCTGTTCCGCCAGACCGAATACATCCGCTCGGCCAGCGTCGACCGGCACCGCGGCGTTGCCGGCGCCGATGGCATCGACACCGGTCTCGATTCGCTCAATCTCGACGACACGCTCGCCTTTGTGCGCGGATTCATGCTGTTTTCTATGCTCGCCAATCTCGCCGAGGACCGGCAGGGCGTGGCGCAGGAGACCGGTGCAACCGTGGCAGAAGCGGTCGAGCGGCTGCGCGAACATGGCATCGGCGATGCCGCGATCACCGACCTGCTCGAGCACAGCCTGATCGTTCCGGTGCTCACCGCGCACCCCACCGAAGTGCGGCGCAAGTCGATGATCGACCACAAGAACCGCGTTGCCGATCTGATGAAGATGAAGGATGCGGGGCTCGACCACACCCCCAGCGGCGACCGAATCGACGAGGCGCTGCACCGCCAGATCGCTCTGCTGTGGCAGACCCGTCCGCTGCGCCGCGACCGGCTGTTCGTCGCCGACGAGGTGGAGAATGCCCGCGCCTACATGCAGGACGTGTTCCTCCCCGCGCTGCCGATGCTCTATGCCCGCTGGGAGCGCGTGCTGGGCCACCGCCCGCCCGCGTTCCTGCGGCTGGGCAGCTGGATCGGCGGCGACCGCGACGGCAACCCGTTCGTCACCGCCGATGCGCTGCGCCATGCGCTGGGGCGGCAGTGCGAGACCGCGCTGGTGCATTATCTCGACGGCGTCCACGCGCTCGGCCAGGACCTTTCGATCGCCACCGGGCTTTCGAACACCCCCGATGCGGTGCTGGCGCTGGCGGAAGCCAGCGGCGACACCTCGCCCAGCCGCGCCGACGAACCTTATCGCCGCGCGCTTGCAGGAATCTATGCGCGGCTGTGCGCCACGCATATCCGCCTCACCGGCAAGCAGCCGCCGCGCCCCTCTATGCTGTCGGGCGAGGCCTATGCCAGCCCTTCCGAGCTGCGGCACGATCTGGCGGTGCTCGCCAACGGGCTTGCCAGCGATGGCGCTGGAATCCTGGCGAGTGGCGGCGCGCTAGGACGGCTGATCCGCGCGGTTGAAATCTTCGGCTTCCACCTCGCCACGCTCGACCTCAGGCAGAACAGCGACGTCCACGAGCGCGTGGTGGCAGAGCTGCTCAAGGCCGCAGGCGTGTGCGCCGATTACGCCGCGCTGGACGAGGCGGCCCGCGTCGCGTTGCTGCGCGCCGAGCTCGGCCATGGCCGCCTGCTGATCAACCGCTGGCACGATTACAGCGAGGAGACCGCCAAGGAGATCGCGATCGTCGAGGCCGCCGCCCAGGCGCATGTCGATTACGGGCCGCAGGCGATCACCGCGTACAACATCAGCAAGGCCGAAAGCGTGTCCGACATGCTCGAAGTCAACCTGCTGCTCAAGGAGGCTGGGCTCTACCGCCCCGGCGGCGATGCCGGGGCCGCCCCGCAGGCTGCTATCATGGCGGTGCCCTTGTTCGAGACGATCGGCGATCTCGAAGCCGCACCGCAGGTGATGCGCGCTTATTTCGCGCTTCCCGAAATCGCAGGCCTGGTGAAGGCGCGCGGCTATCAGGAGGTGATGGTCGGCTATTCGGATAGCAACAAGGACGGCGGCTATCTCACCTCGACCTGGAGCCTCAACCACGCCAGCCGCGCGCTCGCCAAGGTGTTCGTCGACACCGGGATCGCGATGCAATTGTTCCACGGCCGCGGGGGTGCTGTCGGGCGCGGCGGCGGATCGAGCTTTGCCGCGATCCGCGCGCAGCCCAAGGGGACGGTGCAGGGCCGCATCCGCATCACCGAACAGGGCGAGGTCATCGCCGCGAAATACGGCACGGTCGAAAGCGCGGAGCTCAACCTCGAGGCTATCACCTCGGCCGCCCTGATCGCGACGCTCGACCATGATGATCTGAGCGAAGCCGATGAGGCGCGCTTTGCCGCCGCGATGGACATGATCTCGCGCGATGCCTTCCGCAGCTATCGCGACCTGGTCTACGGCACCGAGGGGTTCAACCAGTTCTTCCGCGCCGCCACCCCGATCACAGAGATCGCCGGGCTCAAGATCGGCTCGCGTCCGGCAAGCCGCTCCAAGAGCCAGCGGATCGAGGATCTGCGCGCTATACCCTGGGTGTTCAG
Encoded proteins:
- the ppc gene encoding phosphoenolpyruvate carboxylase, giving the protein MADIDTTPPAPISQNPDIRYLGRILGDVIRAYGGEKLFRQTEYIRSASVDRHRGVAGADGIDTGLDSLNLDDTLAFVRGFMLFSMLANLAEDRQGVAQETGATVAEAVERLREHGIGDAAITDLLEHSLIVPVLTAHPTEVRRKSMIDHKNRVADLMKMKDAGLDHTPSGDRIDEALHRQIALLWQTRPLRRDRLFVADEVENARAYMQDVFLPALPMLYARWERVLGHRPPAFLRLGSWIGGDRDGNPFVTADALRHALGRQCETALVHYLDGVHALGQDLSIATGLSNTPDAVLALAEASGDTSPSRADEPYRRALAGIYARLCATHIRLTGKQPPRPSMLSGEAYASPSELRHDLAVLANGLASDGAGILASGGALGRLIRAVEIFGFHLATLDLRQNSDVHERVVAELLKAAGVCADYAALDEAARVALLRAELGHGRLLINRWHDYSEETAKEIAIVEAAAQAHVDYGPQAITAYNISKAESVSDMLEVNLLLKEAGLYRPGGDAGAAPQAAIMAVPLFETIGDLEAAPQVMRAYFALPEIAGLVKARGYQEVMVGYSDSNKDGGYLTSTWSLNHASRALAKVFVDTGIAMQLFHGRGGAVGRGGGSSFAAIRAQPKGTVQGRIRITEQGEVIAAKYGTVESAELNLEAITSAALIATLDHDDLSEADEARFAAAMDMISRDAFRSYRDLVYGTEGFNQFFRAATPITEIAGLKIGSRPASRSKSQRIEDLRAIPWVFSWAQARIMLPGWYGVGQALQGHADKGLLTAMAQGWPFFQALLGNMEMVLAKSDMGIARHYAGLVPDEKLREQVFGSITSGWNAAHDNLLSITGQSRLLADNPALDASIRLRLPYIEPLNLLQIELIKRHRAGEADERIPEGIQLSINAIATALRNSG